The Epinephelus lanceolatus isolate andai-2023 chromosome 8, ASM4190304v1, whole genome shotgun sequence genome includes a window with the following:
- the LOC117257826 gene encoding rho-related GTP-binding protein Rho6-like, with protein sequence MKERRLTQPFVARCKLVLVGDVQCGKTAMLQVLAKDCYPETYVPTVFENYTACLELEDQRVELSLWDTSGSPYYDNVRPLCYSDSDAVLLCFDISRPDIVDSALKKWKAEIQDFCPSTRILLIGCKTDLRTDVCTRMELSNQKQTPISYEQGSSLAKQLGAEAYLECSAFTSEKSIHSVFRTAALACMNKLQAANKPSPVRRLSKRLLHLPSRTELLSSTFSKDKSKSCSIM encoded by the exons ATGAAGGAAAGGAGACTCACACAGCCGTTTGTAGCGAGGTGTAAACTCGTGCTGGTCGGAGACGTCCAATGCGGTAAAACTGCGATGTTACAGGTCCTGGCCAAAGACTGCTACCCCGAG ACTTATGTCCCCACTGTGTTTGAGAACTACACGGCCTGTCTGGAGCTTGAAGACCAGCGTGTTGAGCTCAGCCTCTGGGACACATCAG GTTCTCCGTACTACGACAACGTCAGACCCCTCTGCTACAGCGACTCAGATGCAGTGCTCTTATGCTTCGACATCAGCCGACCAGACATAGTAGACAGTGCACTGAAGAAG TGGAAAGCAGAGATTCAGGACTTCTGTCCCAGCACACGGATCCTACTAATAGGTTGCAAGACAGACCTGCGCACAGACGTATGCACGCGCATGGAGCTGTCcaatcagaaacagactcccATCTCTTATGAACAG GGTTCGTCCTTGGCCAAGCAGCTCGGAGCAGAGGCTTATCTGGAGTGCTCAGCCTTCACATCCGAGAAAAGCATCCACAGTGTTTTCCGTACTGCGGCGCTGGCCTGCATGAACAAACTCCAGGCTGCCAATAAACCCAGCCCTGTCCGCCGCCTCTCCAAGAGACTCCTACACCTGCCCAGCAGGACAgagctcctctcctccacctttAGCAAGGACAAGTCCAAGAGCTGCTCCATCATGTGA
- the prim1 gene encoding DNA primase small subunit, which produces MPSSDYDSACLPDLLPLYYRRLFPFSQYYRWLNYGGVQKNYFQNREFSFTLKDDIYVRYQSFSTQSELEKEMQKMNPYKIDIGAIYSHRPNQHNTVKSGTFQALEKELVFDIDMTDYDDVRSCCSAADICCKCWTLMTIAIRILDRALRDDFGFQHLLWVYSGRRGVHCWVCDEAARKLSVAARSAVAEYLSLVKGGDETVKKVVLTDPIHPFIRESLVVVERYFPRYALQEQDVLGRKESVDKVLALVPEDVRKELQQHFQNERKPETRWKLLRDQATRKQATAKKGQHFEKEIMLQYCYPRLDVNVSKGVNHLLKSPFSVHPKTGRISVPIDLKELETFDPFAVPTISQICEELDQPRPGEEEEKTEDTKEKQNEMDATERRKIRDYKRTSLAKYVKYFDRFLDGMARSWKGELLKKSDLQKDF; this is translated from the exons ATGCCGTCCTCAGATTATGACTCGGCCTGTCTGCCGGATTTACTGCCGCTGTACTACCGACGGCTGTTCCCCTTCTCACAGTACTATCGCTGGCTGAACTATGGAGGAG TGCAGAAGAACTACTTTCAGAACCGAGAGTTCTCCTTCACACTCAAAGATGACATCTATGTCCGCTACCAGTCCTTCAGCACTCAGTCCGAGCTGGAGAAGGAAATGCAGAAGATGAACCCTTACAAGATTGACATTGGAGCCATATACAGTCACAGG CCGAatcaacacaacacagtgaAGTCAGGAACCTTCCAGGCCCTGGAGAAGGAGCTGGTGTTTGATATCGATATGACAGATTATGATGATGTCAGAAGCTGTTGCAG TGCTGCAGACATTTGCTGCAAGTGCTGGACCTTGATGACCATCGCCATTCGCATCCTGGATAGAGCTCTTCGAG ATGACTTTGGCTTCCAGCACCTGCTCTGGGTTTATTCTGGCAGAAGAGGAGTGCATTGCTGGGTGTGTGATGAGGCTGCCAGGAAGCTCTCTGTGGCAGCTCGCTCTGCTGTTGCAGAGTACCTCAGCCTGGTTAAG GGAGGTGACGAGACGGTGAAGAAGGTTGTGCTCACAGATCCAATTCATCCTTTCATCAG AGAGTCTTTGGTGGTGGTGGAGCGATACTTCCCTCGGTACGCACTACAGGAACAGGACGTACTGGGCCGCAAGGAATCTGTAGACAAAGTGCTGGCACTCGTGCCTGAAG ATGTGAGAAAAGAATTACAGCAGCACTTCCAAAACGAGAGGAAACCAGAGACCCGTTGGAAACTGCTGAGGGATCAAGCCACCAGGAAACAG GCCACTGCCAAAAAGGGCCAGCACTTTGAGAAAGAAATCATGCTGCAGTATTGTTACCCACGGCTCGATGTAAACGTCAGTAAAGGGGTGAACCATTTGCTTAAGAGCCCCTTCAGCGTCCATCCCAAAACAG GGCGCATTTCTGTTCCCATCGACCTCAAAGAGTTGGAGACGTTCGATCCTTTCGCTGTGCCCACAATCAG TCAAATCTGTGAGGAGTTGGATCAACCCAGGCCgggtgaggaggaagagaagacaGAGGACACGAAGGAGAAGCAAAACGAGATGGATGCAACAGAGAGGCGAAAGATCAGAG ATTACAAGAGAACAAGTCTGGCGAAGTACGTGAAATACTTTGATCGGTTTCTGGATGGGATGGCTCGCTCATGGAAAGGAGAACTTCTCAAGAAAAGTG aTCTTCAGAAAGACTTCTGA